From a region of the Chitinophaga caseinilytica genome:
- the ggt gene encoding gamma-glutamyltransferase, with the protein MRIFLFPLLLLTCLVSVAQQPGPYHYSVRKYMEAKRFAVSSAHPLASEAGARIMREGGNAVDAAIAVQLALAVVYPAAGNLGGGGFLVARLADGRNISIDYREKAPARAYRDMYLDSAGNPVVRRSLDGHLAAGVPGTVAGLVASQKYGRLPLSRLAAPAIELAEKGFVITEREADGLNRLREAFIQLNTRPVAFVKDAPWKAGDTLVQRDLAGTLRRIARKGMKGFYAGETAKLVAAEMKRGGGIITEKDMAAYKAASRKPVEFDFRGHTVISMPLPSSGGIGLQQMLGMMDATHPEQFAFHSPEAVQRMIEAERRAYADRAEFLGDPDFVKVPVAQLTGNAYLRQRMADFTPGKPTPSKDIKAGGPFESMETTHLSVVDAEGNAVAVTTTLNGGYGSKVVVGGAGFLLNNEMDDFSVKPGAPNMYGLLGTEANAIAPGKRMLSSMTPTIVLKNGKPYLVTGTPGGSTIITSMFQTIVNDIVYGLDAKTNVNAPKFHHQWWPEDVMVEREFPEATRAALEKMGYKLKTGGPWSRTELIRIENGKIEAVGDWRGDDSVAGE; encoded by the coding sequence ATGCGCATCTTTTTGTTCCCCCTGCTGCTGTTGACCTGTCTGGTTTCCGTGGCGCAGCAGCCCGGTCCATATCATTATTCCGTTCGTAAATACATGGAAGCGAAGCGGTTCGCCGTATCGAGTGCCCATCCGCTGGCCAGCGAGGCGGGTGCGCGGATCATGCGGGAAGGGGGCAATGCCGTGGATGCGGCCATTGCGGTGCAGCTGGCGCTGGCGGTCGTATATCCGGCGGCGGGGAACCTGGGCGGTGGGGGCTTTCTGGTGGCGCGGCTGGCCGACGGACGGAACATTTCGATCGACTACCGCGAGAAAGCCCCGGCCAGGGCGTACCGCGATATGTACCTGGATTCCGCCGGCAATCCGGTGGTGCGCCGGTCGCTGGACGGGCACCTGGCCGCGGGGGTACCCGGAACGGTAGCGGGGCTCGTGGCATCGCAGAAATATGGCAGGCTTCCCCTCTCCCGCCTCGCGGCGCCGGCTATCGAACTGGCGGAGAAAGGGTTCGTGATCACGGAGCGCGAGGCCGACGGGCTCAACCGTTTGCGGGAAGCATTTATCCAGCTGAACACGCGCCCCGTGGCGTTCGTGAAAGATGCGCCCTGGAAAGCGGGCGATACGTTGGTGCAGCGGGACCTCGCCGGCACCCTGCGCCGGATTGCGCGGAAAGGCATGAAAGGATTTTATGCCGGAGAAACCGCCAAACTCGTAGCCGCAGAAATGAAACGCGGCGGCGGGATCATCACCGAAAAAGATATGGCCGCCTATAAAGCGGCTTCCCGCAAACCCGTGGAATTCGATTTCCGCGGGCATACCGTCATCAGCATGCCCCTCCCCAGCAGCGGCGGCATCGGGCTGCAGCAAATGCTCGGCATGATGGATGCGACGCATCCGGAACAATTCGCGTTCCATAGCCCGGAAGCCGTTCAGCGCATGATCGAAGCGGAAAGACGGGCGTATGCCGACCGTGCCGAATTCCTCGGCGATCCAGACTTCGTGAAAGTACCGGTGGCGCAATTGACCGGCAACGCCTATCTCCGGCAGCGCATGGCAGACTTCACACCCGGCAAACCCACGCCCAGCAAAGACATCAAAGCCGGCGGCCCCTTCGAAAGCATGGAAACCACCCACCTCAGCGTGGTAGACGCCGAAGGTAATGCCGTGGCCGTCACCACCACACTGAACGGCGGTTACGGCAGCAAAGTTGTGGTGGGCGGCGCGGGGTTCCTGCTCAACAACGAGATGGACGATTTCTCCGTGAAGCCCGGCGCGCCCAACATGTACGGCCTGCTCGGCACCGAAGCCAACGCCATCGCGCCGGGAAAGCGCATGCTCAGCTCCATGACGCCCACCATCGTGCTGAAAAACGGGAAGCCGTACCTGGTGACCGGCACGCCGGGAGGCTCCACCATCATCACATCCATGTTCCAGACTATCGTTAACGACATCGTATACGGCCTCGATGCGAAAACCAACGTCAACGCACCCAAATTCCATCACCAATGGTGGCCGGAAGATGTGATGGTGGAAAGGGAATTCCCGGAAGCCACGCGCGCCGCACTGGAGAAAATGGGATATAAACTGAAAACCGGCGGCCCCTGGAGCCGGACGGAACTCATCCGCATCGAAAACGGGAAGATCGAAGCGGTAGGCGATTGGCGGGGAGACGACAGCGTGGCCGGTGAATAA
- the mltG gene encoding endolytic transglycosylase MltG translates to MRNKTKKNTSPWVRRIAIIGSCLIAGALVIAAYLLMGPNTRSFGDKKYFYIPTGSRYEDVLKGLQEQEIISSRATFNIVARQLGYPSRVKAGRYEIKKGMGNLEIVRILRSGRQSPVRLVINKLRLKDDFIRLVSNNLEADSTAMRAIMEDAVYLRQFGLDSTTVMCAIVPNTYEFYWNTSAAKVFEKIEEGYADFWNETRRSKATALNLTPVQVTVLASIVEEETNRHDEKPVIASVYLNRLRTGMKLGADPTVKFALRNFALRRIYNVHTEFDSPYNTYRYYGLPPGPICTPSAKSIDAVLTPAETDYLYFAARPDGSGYHSFAVTFKEHLDNARAYQKGLNARGIK, encoded by the coding sequence ATGCGTAACAAAACCAAAAAGAACACTTCTCCCTGGGTGCGCCGGATCGCTATCATCGGCTCCTGCCTTATCGCAGGCGCACTCGTGATAGCGGCATACCTGCTCATGGGGCCCAACACCCGCTCCTTCGGCGATAAAAAGTACTTTTACATTCCTACCGGCAGCCGGTACGAAGATGTGTTGAAAGGCTTGCAGGAACAGGAGATCATTTCCTCCCGCGCCACCTTTAACATCGTGGCCCGCCAGCTCGGATATCCCTCCCGCGTGAAAGCAGGACGGTACGAAATCAAAAAAGGAATGGGCAACCTCGAGATCGTCCGCATCCTCCGCAGCGGCCGCCAATCGCCCGTGCGCCTCGTCATCAATAAACTCCGGCTGAAAGACGATTTCATCCGCCTCGTTTCCAACAACCTGGAAGCGGATTCTACCGCCATGCGCGCCATTATGGAAGACGCCGTGTACCTCCGCCAGTTCGGGCTCGATTCCACCACCGTGATGTGCGCCATCGTACCCAATACTTACGAGTTTTACTGGAACACCTCCGCCGCCAAAGTTTTCGAAAAGATCGAAGAAGGCTACGCTGATTTCTGGAACGAAACGCGCCGCAGCAAAGCCACCGCGCTCAACCTCACCCCCGTTCAGGTAACCGTGCTCGCCTCTATCGTGGAAGAGGAAACCAACCGGCACGACGAGAAACCCGTCATCGCCAGCGTATACCTCAATCGGCTGCGGACCGGCATGAAGCTCGGTGCCGACCCCACCGTCAAGTTTGCGTTAAGAAATTTCGCGCTGCGCCGGATTTACAATGTCCATACCGAATTCGATTCTCCGTATAATACCTACCGTTATTACGGCCTCCCTCCCGGCCCGATCTGCACGCCTTCCGCCAAATCCATCGACGCCGTGCTGACGCCCGCAGAAACGGATTACCTCTATTTCGCCGCAAGGCCCGATGGTAGCGGATATCATTCTTTCGCGGTCACGTTTAAGGAGCATCTCGACAATGCGCGCGCCTACCAGAAAGGCCTCAACGCGAGGGGCATCAAATAA
- a CDS encoding TraB/GumN family protein, with translation MFKKTFAVIASLCLTIPAFAQQTLLYRISGNGLSQPSYLYGTVHLICERDFKMPAGLEKAVKTTQSLYLEVDMDDPNLILAMAPLLQSNEPGYSLSDAFTPADFKKLDRFMSDSLGMDLVNFKKMKPMVLLSVILPKMLECKTSVSYEQKLMELAKGAGKPVEGLEEIADQIAVFDNMPDSLEARMIMDYINDIPKQKAIFSRLIANYKKGDVAALHQMLGESPEFKGYEDVLVYNRNRNWIPVMDKAMRQNGALFAVGAMHLGGEKGVISLLKKKGFKVEPVK, from the coding sequence ATGTTCAAAAAAACGTTCGCCGTCATCGCATCCCTCTGCCTCACGATCCCTGCTTTTGCCCAACAAACGCTGCTGTACAGGATTTCAGGCAACGGCCTCTCCCAGCCGTCGTACCTCTACGGCACCGTCCACCTTATCTGCGAGCGGGATTTCAAAATGCCCGCCGGACTGGAAAAAGCCGTCAAAACCACCCAATCGCTCTACCTCGAAGTAGATATGGACGATCCGAATCTCATACTGGCCATGGCACCGCTGCTGCAAAGCAACGAACCGGGCTATTCCCTTTCCGACGCCTTTACCCCGGCAGATTTCAAGAAGCTGGACCGTTTCATGAGCGACAGCCTGGGCATGGACCTCGTCAACTTTAAAAAGATGAAGCCCATGGTGTTGCTCAGCGTGATCCTTCCCAAAATGCTGGAATGCAAAACTTCCGTTTCCTACGAACAGAAGCTCATGGAACTGGCCAAAGGCGCCGGCAAGCCGGTGGAAGGGCTGGAAGAAATCGCCGACCAGATAGCTGTGTTCGACAACATGCCCGACTCGCTGGAGGCGCGGATGATCATGGACTATATAAATGACATTCCCAAACAGAAGGCGATTTTCAGCCGGCTGATCGCCAATTACAAGAAAGGCGATGTGGCCGCGTTGCACCAGATGCTGGGGGAATCGCCCGAATTCAAGGGATATGAAGACGTGCTCGTGTACAACCGCAACCGCAACTGGATCCCCGTGATGGACAAGGCCATGCGGCAGAACGGGGCACTTTTTGCCGTGGGGGCCATGCACCTGGGCGGTGAAAAAGGTGTGATCAGTCTGCTGAAAAAGAAGGGTTTTAAGGTAGAACCGGTGAAATAA
- a CDS encoding aminotransferase class I/II-fold pyridoxal phosphate-dependent enzyme — MIKITDSMPGRTVVCDGREMLFFSGFSYLGMHTSPVFRQLLAEGQERFGSVYPSSRIGNLQLRLYEELEHALAVHTGQQAAACFSSGYLSAQAAVTYAVTKGTPLYAPGAHPALRFPGAAVTSGNWEDWLDTTVDMLNREPDHTYVLISDAVDPLRGEVHDFSALARLERKTLVLIDDSHGIGVLGVRGEGISGMLPISENAHYLITASLAKAYSLEGGMVAGHAADIAAIRRLPLFTASTPIIPANAFAWLKAEHAFSDARKLLRGNITALERLTGAIDELPHPHELPMFVLEDPSEAVYSWLLSRDSLISSFAYPDPQGDRINRIILSALHTPDDLEMIAAQLLQYYSRT; from the coding sequence ATGATCAAGATAACAGACAGTATGCCCGGCAGGACGGTCGTTTGCGACGGCCGTGAAATGCTGTTCTTCTCCGGGTTTTCATACCTGGGGATGCACACGTCTCCCGTTTTCCGGCAATTGCTGGCGGAAGGACAGGAACGCTTCGGCAGCGTGTACCCCAGCAGCCGCATCGGCAACCTGCAACTGCGGCTGTACGAGGAGCTGGAACATGCGCTGGCGGTGCATACCGGCCAACAGGCGGCGGCCTGCTTCTCATCGGGCTACCTTTCCGCCCAGGCGGCCGTTACCTATGCCGTCACCAAAGGAACGCCGTTGTATGCGCCCGGCGCGCACCCTGCGTTGCGGTTCCCCGGCGCGGCGGTGACTTCCGGGAATTGGGAGGACTGGCTGGATACGACGGTGGACATGCTCAACCGCGAGCCCGACCACACTTACGTGCTCATCAGTGACGCGGTGGACCCGTTGCGCGGCGAAGTGCATGATTTCAGTGCATTGGCGCGCCTGGAGCGCAAAACTCTCGTCCTGATCGACGATTCGCACGGGATAGGTGTGTTGGGGGTGCGGGGTGAAGGGATTTCGGGGATGTTGCCCATATCGGAGAACGCGCATTACCTGATCACCGCATCGCTGGCGAAGGCGTACAGCCTGGAAGGGGGCATGGTGGCGGGGCACGCGGCAGATATCGCCGCCATCCGCAGGTTACCGCTTTTCACAGCCAGCACGCCGATCATTCCTGCGAACGCGTTCGCCTGGCTGAAGGCCGAGCACGCTTTCTCGGACGCCCGCAAACTGCTCCGCGGCAATATTACCGCACTGGAACGGCTGACCGGCGCCATCGATGAACTGCCGCATCCCCACGAACTGCCCATGTTCGTGCTGGAAGACCCGTCGGAAGCGGTGTACAGCTGGCTGCTGTCCCGCGATTCGCTCATTTCCTCCTTCGCCTATCCCGATCCGCAGGGCGACCGTATCAACCGGATCATCCTGTCGGCCCTTCATACACCGGACGATCTCGAAATGATCGCCGCCCAGCTCCTTCAATATTATTCCCGTACTTAA
- a CDS encoding YihY/virulence factor BrkB family protein: MIDVEKLILESRPVRWLTHKSKTLVLPGFDGAPLYDVIVFFLKETAKESLVERAAAISFNFLLAIPPFFIFLFTLVPFIPLQNVEPTLYDLAQTITPNYNSYIIVRDMIHDFLYTQRNTLLSVAFVLSFYYSSNGVMGMLRSFDKLLPGFRQRTWWQTRLTALKLTIFLVFLLLATVVLIIMQGTLLKNVLEYIGIDNEYSQFLLQVVRWTLIVLLFFSIISFIYRFGPAVRKKWKFISAGSTFATIAMIVVTLGFSFWVNNFARYNQIYGSIGTILVLMLVVYFNSFILLIGFELNTSISTLREIAAEREKEESPELQGLS; the protein is encoded by the coding sequence ATGATCGACGTAGAAAAACTCATCCTCGAATCCCGGCCCGTACGGTGGCTGACGCATAAAAGCAAAACACTGGTATTACCGGGGTTCGACGGCGCGCCCCTTTACGACGTCATCGTATTTTTCCTCAAGGAAACGGCGAAGGAAAGTCTTGTGGAAAGAGCCGCGGCCATTTCATTCAACTTCCTGCTGGCCATCCCGCCGTTTTTCATCTTCCTTTTCACGCTCGTTCCGTTCATTCCGCTGCAAAACGTGGAACCTACGCTGTACGACCTTGCGCAAACGATCACGCCGAATTACAACAGCTACATCATCGTGCGCGACATGATCCACGATTTCCTTTACACCCAGCGCAACACGCTGCTTTCCGTTGCATTCGTGCTCAGCTTTTATTACTCGTCGAACGGCGTGATGGGCATGCTACGGTCGTTCGATAAACTGCTGCCCGGGTTCCGGCAGCGCACCTGGTGGCAAACGCGGCTCACCGCGCTGAAGCTGACCATCTTCCTCGTTTTCCTCCTGCTGGCCACGGTGGTGCTCATCATCATGCAGGGCACGCTGCTGAAGAACGTGTTAGAATACATCGGCATCGACAACGAATATTCGCAGTTTTTGCTGCAGGTGGTGCGTTGGACGCTCATCGTGCTGCTTTTCTTTTCTATTATTTCGTTCATTTACCGGTTTGGGCCGGCGGTGCGGAAGAAGTGGAAATTCATTTCCGCGGGGTCTACTTTCGCTACCATCGCGATGATCGTGGTGACGCTGGGATTTTCTTTCTGGGTGAACAACTTCGCGCGGTACAACCAGATTTACGGTTCCATTGGTACCATCCTCGTGCTTATGCTGGTGGTGTATTTCAACTCATTTATCCTGCTGATCGGCTTCGAACTGAACACGAGTATCAGTACGTTGCGGGAGATAGCGGCGGAAAGGGAAAAGGAAGAATCGCCTGAGTTACAGGGACTTTCATAG
- the secG gene encoding preprotein translocase subunit SecG produces the protein MIACILLGFFVLVQNPKGGGLAGNLGGFGNQVMGVRQTTDVLEKGTWVLAAVIAVLCLTSTMFIGSAGTGGGSNMPQSASERAHSAAPANNATPLPGAQQQAAPPVQPANDSAKH, from the coding sequence GTGATTGCCTGTATTCTGCTTGGCTTTTTCGTATTGGTACAAAACCCCAAAGGCGGCGGTCTCGCCGGTAACCTCGGCGGTTTTGGCAACCAGGTGATGGGCGTTCGCCAAACGACCGACGTGCTGGAAAAAGGCACCTGGGTACTGGCGGCCGTTATTGCCGTTTTATGCCTTACTTCTACCATGTTCATCGGTTCCGCAGGCACCGGCGGCGGCAGCAACATGCCCCAGAGCGCCAGCGAACGTGCACACAGCGCAGCTCCGGCTAACAACGCCACTCCGCTCCCCGGCGCACAACAGCAGGCCGCTCCTCCGGTTCAGCCCGCCAACGACTCCGCCAAACACTAA
- a CDS encoding DUF1572 family protein, with the protein MRLYLDSAKKRLLSYKELAEKTFRQLSDQQIHWQPAGQPNNIYIIVKHMSGNMLSRFTDFLTSDGEKPWRQRDAEFIDDAPDATMADLLDMWNKGWDCLISAIDSLSEEDLGKTVYIRTEPHTVMDALNRQLSHYPYHVGQIVYLGKIMRAEGWDSLSIPVGRSQQFNDEKAAGK; encoded by the coding sequence ATGAGACTTTACCTGGACAGTGCGAAGAAACGACTGCTCTCCTACAAGGAACTCGCCGAGAAAACCTTCCGGCAGCTGAGCGATCAGCAGATCCACTGGCAGCCTGCGGGCCAGCCCAACAATATTTATATCATCGTCAAACATATGAGCGGGAATATGCTGTCGCGCTTCACGGATTTCCTCACCAGCGACGGGGAAAAACCCTGGCGCCAGCGCGACGCCGAGTTCATCGACGATGCGCCAGACGCTACCATGGCCGATTTGCTGGATATGTGGAATAAGGGATGGGATTGCCTGATCAGCGCCATCGACAGCCTTTCAGAAGAAGACCTCGGCAAAACGGTCTACATCCGCACCGAACCGCATACCGTGATGGACGCCCTCAATCGCCAGCTTTCCCATTATCCGTACCACGTGGGCCAGATCGTGTATCTCGGCAAGATCATGCGGGCAGAAGGATGGGACAGTTTATCCATTCCCGTGGGGCGGTCGCAACAATTCAACGACGAAAAAGCCGCCGGCAAATGA
- a CDS encoding M14 family metallopeptidase — protein MKSFFCSFILTISLLAARAQQSPSEFLGYPLGTRFTPHHKVVDYFRKLADGNRMVRLETYGQTYEGRPLILAVLSTPENIARIEDIRKGNLALLDGGATKDQPVIIWLSYNVHGNEAVSTEAAMRTAHSLLTDRQELLKNAVIIIDPCLNPDGRDRYVNFYNSVHARIPDATPFSREHVEPWPGGRPNHYYFDLNRDWAWQSQVESRQRVAQYNRWMPQVHVDFHEQGVDAPYYFAPAAEPLHDAVTEWQRAFQTQIGKHNATYFDANGWLYFTKEQFDLFYPSYGDTYPTYNGAIGMTYEQGGSGRAGLAILNREGDTLRLKDRLDHHFTTGIATIEVSVAQAGKLVDEFGKFFRDARQQPVSEYKTFVVKSGGNTEKLMSLVETLRRNDIKYGFATGNSAGNGFNYFTGKTENFSLEKGDLVVSAYQPRSTMVRVLFEPVARLTDSVTYDITAWAMPYAYGLPAYAVKARLQPAVSDAPEKTEIPPAAGATYAYLAAWNSMKDVKFLAALLNRNMRVRYAEAPFTIGGKIHPAGTLIITKSGNSSLDAIPAIAARMGVNVTRVPTGFVDKGADFGSDKIRFIRKPKVGVLAGDGVSSLGMGEVWHYFEEQIEYPLTVLPVAALPGSSWKDLDVLIIPDGRYEALKDKNTASRLKDWVSAGGRLIVMEDAVAQLAEGEWGIAMKKEKDEEKEGADDKPAKSPYINLKSYANRERESVSGFIPGAIYKVHMDKTHPLAFGYPEYYYTLKQNDQLLAYFKDDGWNVGALKGDDYLTGFVGATARERLRDGLVFGVKEIGTGEVVLMTDNPLFRSFWENGKLLFGNAVFFVGQ, from the coding sequence ATGAAGTCCTTTTTCTGCTCCTTTATCCTGACTATTTCCCTGCTGGCCGCCCGGGCGCAGCAATCCCCCTCGGAATTCCTCGGATACCCGCTGGGGACGAGGTTTACGCCACATCATAAAGTGGTAGATTATTTCCGTAAGCTGGCCGACGGCAACCGAATGGTACGGCTCGAGACGTACGGACAAACCTACGAAGGGAGACCCCTCATCCTGGCCGTGCTGTCTACACCGGAAAATATCGCGCGGATAGAAGATATCAGGAAAGGGAACCTCGCGCTGCTGGACGGTGGCGCAACGAAAGACCAGCCCGTCATCATCTGGCTGAGCTATAACGTGCATGGCAACGAAGCCGTGTCTACCGAAGCGGCCATGCGCACGGCGCATTCGCTGTTGACCGACCGCCAGGAACTGCTGAAAAATGCGGTGATCATCATCGACCCCTGCCTCAACCCGGATGGGCGCGACCGCTACGTGAACTTCTACAATTCCGTGCACGCCCGCATCCCCGACGCTACGCCTTTCTCGCGGGAGCACGTGGAGCCCTGGCCCGGTGGCCGCCCCAATCACTATTATTTCGATCTGAACCGCGACTGGGCCTGGCAATCGCAGGTGGAATCGCGGCAGCGCGTGGCGCAATATAACCGCTGGATGCCGCAGGTACACGTAGATTTTCATGAACAGGGCGTAGATGCGCCGTATTATTTCGCGCCGGCGGCGGAACCGCTGCACGATGCTGTAACCGAATGGCAGCGCGCCTTCCAGACGCAGATCGGGAAACATAACGCAACATATTTCGATGCCAACGGATGGCTGTATTTTACCAAAGAGCAGTTCGACCTGTTCTATCCCAGCTACGGCGATACCTATCCCACTTACAACGGCGCCATCGGTATGACGTACGAACAGGGAGGAAGCGGCCGCGCCGGCCTGGCGATCCTCAACCGCGAAGGCGATACGCTGCGGTTGAAAGACCGGTTAGACCATCACTTTACGACCGGGATCGCTACCATTGAAGTTTCCGTGGCGCAAGCGGGAAAACTGGTGGACGAATTCGGGAAATTCTTCCGGGATGCCCGTCAGCAGCCGGTTAGCGAATACAAAACTTTCGTGGTGAAGAGTGGCGGGAATACCGAAAAGCTCATGTCGCTGGTGGAAACACTGCGTAGGAACGATATTAAATACGGCTTCGCGACGGGTAACTCCGCCGGTAATGGCTTCAATTATTTTACCGGTAAAACGGAGAATTTTTCCCTCGAAAAAGGTGACCTGGTGGTGAGCGCCTACCAGCCGCGCTCTACGATGGTGCGCGTGCTTTTTGAGCCGGTAGCACGGCTGACGGACAGCGTCACTTACGATATTACCGCCTGGGCGATGCCTTACGCCTATGGATTGCCCGCCTACGCCGTGAAGGCGCGGTTGCAGCCTGCGGTTTCGGATGCGCCGGAGAAAACGGAGATCCCCCCGGCAGCGGGTGCCACGTACGCCTACCTCGCCGCCTGGAACAGTATGAAGGACGTAAAATTCCTCGCCGCCCTGCTCAACCGCAACATGCGGGTCCGCTATGCCGAGGCGCCGTTCACCATCGGAGGGAAAATCCATCCCGCGGGTACGCTGATCATCACCAAATCAGGCAATAGCTCGCTGGATGCGATCCCTGCCATTGCCGCACGTATGGGCGTGAACGTTACCCGCGTGCCAACGGGGTTCGTAGACAAAGGGGCTGATTTCGGCTCAGACAAGATCCGTTTCATCCGCAAGCCAAAAGTTGGCGTGCTCGCCGGAGACGGCGTGTCGTCCCTGGGAATGGGCGAAGTCTGGCATTATTTCGAAGAACAGATAGAATATCCGCTGACGGTGTTGCCCGTGGCGGCATTGCCCGGTTCCAGCTGGAAAGACCTCGATGTGCTGATCATCCCCGACGGCAGATATGAAGCGTTGAAAGATAAAAACACGGCTTCCCGGTTGAAAGACTGGGTATCCGCCGGCGGCCGCCTGATCGTGATGGAAGATGCCGTGGCGCAACTGGCAGAAGGCGAGTGGGGGATTGCCATGAAGAAGGAAAAGGACGAAGAGAAGGAAGGAGCTGACGACAAACCGGCCAAGAGCCCATACATTAATTTAAAATCCTACGCCAACCGGGAGCGCGAAAGCGTGTCGGGATTTATCCCCGGCGCGATCTATAAAGTGCATATGGACAAAACCCATCCGCTGGCGTTCGGCTATCCTGAATACTACTATACGCTGAAACAGAACGATCAGTTGCTGGCGTATTTCAAGGACGATGGCTGGAACGTGGGCGCGCTCAAGGGCGACGATTACCTGACCGGTTTCGTGGGCGCCACGGCCCGGGAGCGCCTCCGCGACGGTCTCGTATTCGGCGTCAAGGAAATCGGCACCGGCGAAGTGGTGCTGATGACGGATAACCCGCTCTTCCGCTCCTTCTGGGAAAACGGTAAGCTGCTTTTCGGCAACGCCGTGTTCTTCGTGGGGCAGTAA
- a CDS encoding thioredoxin family protein encodes MKKQFFFLLLIAAAVVSFRSPAFLDIGAKLPKADVKMKDVSGRELSLNDAKKANGLLVMFSCNTCPYVIRNQDRTRAICQFAQKNNIGVILVNSNEAARTSGDSFEAMQAYARHQSYQWPYVVDKDNQVADAFNADRTPECYLFDKSGTLVYKGAIDDNPGSAPDVKEKYLQTAIQAMVAGKPIPNPSTASVGCGIKRKM; translated from the coding sequence ATGAAAAAGCAGTTCTTTTTCCTCCTGTTGATTGCGGCTGCGGTGGTTTCATTCCGTTCGCCCGCTTTCCTTGACATCGGGGCGAAGTTGCCAAAAGCCGATGTGAAGATGAAGGATGTTTCCGGCAGGGAGTTGTCGCTGAACGATGCGAAAAAAGCCAACGGATTGCTGGTTATGTTTTCCTGCAATACTTGTCCGTACGTTATCCGCAACCAGGACCGTACCCGTGCCATCTGCCAGTTCGCGCAGAAGAACAATATCGGCGTGATCCTCGTCAATTCCAACGAAGCGGCCCGTACCAGCGGCGATTCTTTCGAAGCTATGCAGGCGTATGCGCGCCATCAATCGTATCAATGGCCATATGTCGTGGATAAAGACAACCAGGTGGCGGATGCGTTCAATGCAGACCGTACGCCCGAATGTTATTTGTTCGACAAGAGCGGCACACTCGTCTACAAAGGCGCGATCGACGATAATCCCGGCAGCGCGCCAGACGTAAAAGAGAAATACCTGCAAACCGCCATCCAGGCCATGGTTGCAGGAAAGCCCATCCCCAACCCTTCCACCGCCTCCGTAGGTTGCGGCATCAAGCGGAAAATGTAA
- a CDS encoding LptE family protein has protein sequence MSRYIALLAGLALWAGIGGCTIKYSASGARIDPAAKTVLVRFFENRAPQNNPQLSQNITEKLRQKILAQTRLAQTNDQTADYEFRGTITGYSVSNSAVTNIDKPASARLTITVNVTFITRVGDKKGGFTNQSFSRSADFNAQRTIAESESALIAEIVPNLVDDIFNRAFANW, from the coding sequence ATGTCCAGATACATCGCCCTGCTGGCGGGCCTGGCCCTTTGGGCAGGCATCGGTGGCTGTACCATCAAGTATTCCGCCAGCGGCGCCCGCATCGACCCTGCGGCAAAAACCGTACTGGTGCGCTTTTTCGAGAACCGTGCACCGCAGAATAACCCGCAGCTGAGCCAGAACATCACCGAAAAGCTCCGCCAGAAGATCCTCGCGCAGACACGCCTCGCCCAAACCAACGACCAGACGGCCGATTACGAGTTCCGCGGCACCATCACGGGCTATTCCGTGTCCAACTCCGCGGTGACCAATATCGATAAACCGGCTTCCGCCCGTTTGACCATCACCGTGAACGTGACCTTCATTACCCGGGTGGGCGACAAAAAAGGCGGATTTACCAACCAGTCGTTCTCCCGTTCGGCCGACTTCAACGCCCAGCGTACGATCGCCGAGTCGGAATCCGCGCTGATCGCCGAGATCGTCCCCAACCTGGTAGACGATATCTTCAACCGGGCCTTCGCGAACTGGTAG